In one window of Stappia sp. 28M-7 DNA:
- a CDS encoding MarR family winged helix-turn-helix transcriptional regulator, which produces MTGRLLLDEFLPYRLVRASELVSRRFAARYRATYGISRPEWRTFAILGQLGNTTATEIGRRSTMHKTKVSRAVAALEKRGWLSRATDEADRRAEQLELTEEGAKVYGELVALARSFQAELLRDLGFEAADRLDAGLSAVEKRFIREG; this is translated from the coding sequence ATGACCGGACGCCTGCTGCTCGACGAGTTTCTGCCCTACCGCCTGGTCAGGGCGTCCGAACTGGTCAGCCGGCGTTTCGCCGCCCGCTACCGGGCCACCTACGGCATCAGCCGGCCCGAATGGCGTACTTTTGCCATCCTCGGTCAGCTCGGCAACACCACGGCGACCGAGATCGGCCGCCGCTCGACCATGCACAAGACCAAGGTGAGCCGCGCGGTGGCGGCGCTGGAAAAGCGCGGCTGGCTGTCGCGCGCCACCGACGAGGCCGACCGCCGCGCCGAGCAGCTGGAGCTGACGGAGGAAGGCGCCAAGGTCTATGGCGAGCTGGTGGCGCTTGCGCGCTCGTTCCAGGCCGAACTGCTGCGCGACCTCGGGTTCGAGGCCGCCGACCGGCTCGACGCCGGCCTTTCGGCGGTGGAGAAGCGGTTCATCCGCGAGGGGTGA